The Cervus elaphus chromosome 12, mCerEla1.1, whole genome shotgun sequence genome includes a region encoding these proteins:
- the PARP2 gene encoding poly [ADP-ribose] polymerase 2, with product MAARRRGTAGGRARAERVNNGKTVAEDPPPAKKIRKCHRVKKEPVAEGKADNDRTEDKQESVKTLLLKGKAPVDPECTAKVGKAHVYCEGNDVYDVMLNQTNLQFNNNKYYLIQLLEDDAQRNFSVWMRWGRVGKTGQHSLVACSGDLNKAKEVFQKKFLDKTKNNWEDREKFEKVPGKYDMLQMDYASNTQKEEETKKKKSLKSTLKLESQLDLRVQELIKLICNVQAMEEMMVEMKYDTKKAPLGKLTVAQIKAGYQSLKKIEDCIRAGQHGRALVEACNEFYTRIPHDFGLRTPPLIRTEKELSDKVQLLEALGDIEIAIKLVKTELQNPEHPLDQHYRKLQCALHPLDHESYEFKVISQYLQSTHAPTHSDYTMTLLDVFEVEKEGEKEAFREDLHNRMLLWHGSRLSNWVGILSHGLRIAPPEAPITGYMFGKGIYFADMSSKSANYCFATRLKDTGLLLLSEVALGQCNELLGANPEAEGLLQGKHSTKGLGKMAPSPACAITLNGSTVPLGPASDTGILNPEGYTLNYNEFIVYNPNQVRMRYLLKVQFNFLQLW from the exons ATGGCAGCTCGGCGGCGGGGGACTGCCGGCGGCAGAGCGCGAG CTGAAAGAGTTAATAATGGCAAAACAGTTGCAGAAGACCCTCCTCCTGCAAAGAAAATTCGAAAATGTCACAGGGTGAAAAAGGAGCCTGTGGCTGAAGGAAAGGCAGATAATGACCGGACTGAAGACAAGCAAG AGTCTGTGAAGACCTTGCTATTAAAGGGCAAAGCTCCCGTGGACCCAGAGTGCACAGCCAAGGTGGGGAAG gCCCATGTGTACTGTGAAGGAAATGATGTCTATGATGTCATGCTAAATCAG ACCAATCTCCAGTTCAACAACAACAAGTATTATCTGATTCAGCTGTTAGAAGATGATGCCCAGAGAAACTTCAGTGTTTGGATGAGATGGGGCCGAG TTGGGAAGACAGGGCAGCACAGCTTGGTGGCTTGTTCCGGAGACCTCAACAAGGCCAAGGAAGTCTTTCAAAAGAA ATTCcttgacaaaacaaaaaataattgggAGGATCGTGAGAAGTTTGAGAAGGTGCCTGGAAAATATGATATGCTACAAATGGACTATGCCAGTAATACACAG aaggaagaggaaacaaagaaaaagaaatctcttaaATCCACCTTGAAACTAGAGTCACAGCTAGATCTTCGTGTACAGGAGCTGATAAAGTTGATCTGTAATGTCCAGGCCATGGAAGAGATGATGGTAGAAATGAAATATGATACCAAGAAAGCTCCACTTG GGAAGCTGACAGTGGCACAAATCAAGGCAGGTTACCAGTCTCTTAAGAAGATTGAGGATTGCATTCGGGCTGGCCAGCATGGACGAGCTCTCGTGGAAGCATGCAATGAATTCTACACCAGAATCCCACATGACTTTGG ACTCCGTACCCCTCCATTAATCCGGACAGAGAAAGAACTGTCAGATAAAGTACAACTACTGGAG GCTTTGGGAGACATTGAAATTGCAATTAAACTGGTGAAGACAGAACTGCAAAACCCGGAACACCCATTGGACCAACATTACAGAAAACTACAGTGTGCCTTGCACCCTTTAGACCATGAGAGTTATGAGTTCAAA gTGATTTCCCAGTACCTACAGTCTACCCATGCTCCCACACACAGTGACTATACCATGACCTTGCTGGATGTCTTTGAAGTTGAAAAGGAGGGTGAAAAAGAAGCCTTCAGAGAGGACCTTCATAACAG GATGCTACTCTGGCATGGCTCCCGGCTGAGTAACTGGGTGGGAATCCTGAGCCACGGGCTTCGAATCGCCCCGCCTGAGGCTCCCATCACAGGTTACATG ttcGGAAAAGGAATCTACTTTGCTGACATGTCTTCCAAGAGTGCCAATTACTGCTTTGCCACTCGCCTAAAGGATACGGGGCTGCTGCTCTTATCAGAG GTAGCTCTGGGTCAGTGTAATGAGCTACTCGGGGCCAACCCAGAGGCAGAAGGATTACTTCAAGGCAAACACAGCACCAAGGGGCTGGGCAAGATGGCTCCCAGTCCTGCGTGCGCCATCACCTT GAATGGGAGCACAGTGCCATTAGGACCAGCAAGTGACACAGGAATTCTGAACCCGGAGGGCTATACCCTCAACTACAACGAATTTATCGTCTATAACCCCAACCAGGTCCGTATGCGATACCTTCTAAAGGTTCAATTTAATTTCCTGCAGCTGTGGTGA